The proteins below come from a single Acidobacteriota bacterium genomic window:
- the dnaB gene encoding replicative DNA helicase encodes MTASVILGAILLDNSLIAQTVESLKPEDFYSPLNRRVFAAMIALFEKQKQIDPILIGEELKKEGSLDSIGGITVITNLTFGLPHFSDLSEYIKVVHDKSVVRTLIRTCNSITSEALAEEEDAEIILDRAEQAIFALAEARTNQSFSRIAPVADRVLARVREYAKGEGTGITGLSTGFRELDEMTSGLQRTDLVIIAARPSMGKTAFCLTLAQNAALYSRAVVAVFSLEMSKEQLVTRMLSSEAHINAHRFRTGHLMSNEWERLANAIGTLSDAKIFIDDTPGISSLEIRAKCRRLAAEEKKLDLIVIDYLQLMGGGSGRRSENRQQEVSQISRELKGLAKELDVPVVALSQLSRAAESRNPPIPLMSDLRESGSIEQDADVVGFIYREDYYKETEENKGLAELIIAKQRNGPTGTVKMAFLKEFTRFENYFGG; translated from the coding sequence ATGACAGCGAGCGTTATTCTGGGGGCGATCTTGCTCGATAATTCCCTGATCGCGCAGACGGTGGAGAGCCTGAAACCTGAGGATTTTTACTCGCCGCTTAATCGCCGTGTGTTTGCGGCGATGATCGCTTTGTTTGAAAAGCAGAAGCAGATCGACCCGATCCTGATCGGCGAAGAGCTAAAGAAAGAAGGCTCGCTCGATTCGATCGGCGGCATCACGGTCATCACGAATCTTACCTTCGGGCTGCCGCATTTCTCTGATCTCTCGGAATACATTAAGGTCGTTCACGATAAATCCGTCGTCCGCACCCTGATCCGAACCTGCAACTCGATCACGAGCGAAGCCCTTGCTGAGGAAGAAGACGCCGAGATCATTCTGGATCGTGCAGAACAGGCGATCTTTGCGCTTGCTGAAGCACGGACGAATCAGAGCTTTTCGAGGATCGCTCCGGTTGCCGATCGCGTTTTGGCACGAGTTCGTGAGTATGCAAAGGGAGAAGGAACTGGAATTACTGGGCTTTCCACTGGTTTTCGTGAGCTGGATGAAATGACCTCGGGACTGCAGCGGACAGATCTTGTGATCATCGCGGCTCGGCCTTCGATGGGGAAGACGGCATTTTGTCTGACGCTTGCGCAGAACGCGGCTTTGTATTCGCGAGCGGTAGTTGCCGTATTCTCGCTTGAAATGTCGAAGGAACAGCTCGTCACACGTATGCTCTCGTCCGAGGCTCACATCAACGCGCACCGCTTTCGCACCGGCCATCTGATGTCTAATGAGTGGGAACGCCTCGCCAACGCGATCGGTACCTTGTCCGATGCAAAGATATTCATCGACGACACGCCGGGCATTTCCTCGCTCGAGATCCGTGCAAAATGCCGCCGCCTGGCCGCCGAGGAAAAAAAGCTGGATCTGATCGTGATCGACTATCTCCAGCTCATGGGTGGCGGTTCCGGCCGACGCAGTGAGAATCGCCAGCAAGAAGTTTCGCAGATCTCACGTGAGCTGAAAGGTCTGGCAAAGGAACTGGACGTTCCGGTAGTTGCACTCTCGCAGCTTTCGCGTGCTGCGGAATCAAGAAATCCGCCGATCCCGCTGATGTCCGACCTCCGCGAATCGGGAAGTATCGAACAAGACGCCGACGTCGTCGGCTTCATCTATCGCGAGGACTATTACAAAGAAACCGAAGAAAACAAAGGCCTCGCCGAACTCATCATCGCCAAACAACGTAACGGCCCGACCGGCACGGTCAAGATGGCGTTTTTGAA